A stretch of DNA from Vulcanisaeta thermophila:
GGAAGCCTGGGCAGCGTAGGCTTGACCTACTCAGTGAGGTGCAGGGGATTCTTAGGAGCTTGGGTAAGGACTTCGTGGTCGTTGAGGGTGATGAGTTATCGCCAGATGCCCTTGATAACCTGCCCGTGGATGGCATAATAAACACCGCATGCCCCAGGATTGGCATTGATGACTTAGACAGGTTTATTAAGCCCGTAATCAACGCCAGGGATTTAATGAGGGGGGATTTGCTGGGTAATTTATTGGGTTGGTGATTCATTGGGAAAGAAAGGTTTTTATAGAAGTGCCTCTCGGAAGCGATGATGAGCAGCGGTACACAGGCGTACTTAGCACAGATAGGTGGCGTACCTGTACTGGTACTGAAGGAGGGTACCCAGAGGGCCTTTGGTAAGGAGGCCATGAGGATAAACATAATGGTGGCTAAGGCCGTGGCTGAGGTTATGAAATCAACCCTGGGCCCCAAGGGCATGGACAAAATGCTCATTGACAGCCTCGGCGACATAACAATAACCAACGATGGAGCCACAATACTGGATGAAATGGATGTTCAACACCCCATTGGCAAACTACTCGTTGAAATCGCCAAGACGCAGGATGATGAGGTTGGTGATGGAACCACAACATCGGTAATACTAGCTGGCGCGTTGCTTGAAGAGGCGGAGAAACTCCTTGATAAGAACATACACCCAACAGTCATTATATCAGGATTTAAGAGGGCACTGGACGTGGCCTCTGAGCACCTTAGGAAGATAGCCGTGCCCATTAAGAGGGATGACACGGCAATGCTCAAGAAAATAGCCGCCACCGCAATGCACGGTAAGATAAGCGAGACCGTCAAGGACTACTTCGCAGAGCTTGCTGTTAAGGCAATGCTTCAGGTGGCCGAGGAGAGGAATGGTAAGTGGATAGCCGACCTTGACAATGTGCAGATTGTTAAGAAGCACGGTGGTGCCCTTGAGGATACGCAGTTGGTCTATGGTATTGTTGTTGATAAGGAGGTTGTCCACGCAGCAATGCCCAAGAGGGTCGTTAATGCCAAGATAGCACTTCTAGACGCACCCCTCGAGGTTGAGAAGCCCGAGATTGACGCTGAGATTAGGATTAACGACCCCAACCAAATAAAGGCCTTCCTTGAGGAGGAGGAGAACATACTCAAGTCTTACGTGGATAAGTTCAAGGCCCTTGGAGTCAATGCCGTGTTCACAACCAAGGGAATTGATGACATGGCCCAGTACTACCTGGCCAAGGCTGGGATACTAGCCGTTAGGAGGGTTAAGAGGAGTGACATTGAGAAGCTTGTGAGGGCCACTGGAGGTAGGCTTGTCACAAACATTGAGGACATGACCGAGGCGGACCTGGGCTTTGCTGGGCTTGTTGAGGAGAGGAGGGTTGGCGATGAGAAGATGGTCTTTGTGGAGCAGTGCAAGAATCCAAAGGCTGTGAGTATACTCATAAGGGGTGGGTTTGAGAGGCTTGTTGATGAGGCGGAGAGGAACTTAGTTGATGCGTTGAGTGTGGTGTCCGATGTTATTGAGGAGCCCTACGTATTACCTGGCGGTGGTGCCCCTGAGATGGAGGTTGCAAAGGTTGTTAGGCAGTTCGCAGCTAAGGTGAGTGGTAGGGAGCAGTACGCCGTTGAGGCCTTCGCCAACGCCGTGGAGGTCATACCCAAGACCCTGGCTGAGAATGCGGGCTTAGATGCGGTTGACATACTAACGGAGTTAAGGCATGCACATGAGAGTAGGGAGGACGGTTGGAAGTACGGCATCAATGCCTTCACCGGCAAGGTATCAGACATGTGGGCATTAGACGTTATAGAACCATTGAATGTTAAGTTACAGGCACTGAAGGCTGCTGTGGAGGCCGCCACAATGGTGCTCAGGATAGATGAGATAATTGCTGCGAGTAAGTTAGAGAGCGGAAAGGAGGAGAAGAAGGGCGAGGAGAGTAAGGAGAGCTCATCAAGCGAGTAATAATAGGCTCATTAAAATAGCCCCCATAGATGCCGTAAAAAATAGTTTCTGGTTTACATTAATATCAAAAACCCTCCTCAATAACCTAATGGAAATATACATTATAAGTATTATGAGTAACTGTGACATTAATAGGAAGGGTTCACTCCAGTGAATGCCTAGTAATGTTAGGGTTCTCGCTATGATGGGTATCGAGTAGATTAGCACGTAGTAACTTATGGTGATTGTCCTCACACCCCTATTCACAACACTGATAATTAACTTATTAAGTGATGAGCC
This window harbors:
- the thsB gene encoding thermosome subunit beta gives rise to the protein MSSGTQAYLAQIGGVPVLVLKEGTQRAFGKEAMRINIMVAKAVAEVMKSTLGPKGMDKMLIDSLGDITITNDGATILDEMDVQHPIGKLLVEIAKTQDDEVGDGTTTSVILAGALLEEAEKLLDKNIHPTVIISGFKRALDVASEHLRKIAVPIKRDDTAMLKKIAATAMHGKISETVKDYFAELAVKAMLQVAEERNGKWIADLDNVQIVKKHGGALEDTQLVYGIVVDKEVVHAAMPKRVVNAKIALLDAPLEVEKPEIDAEIRINDPNQIKAFLEEEENILKSYVDKFKALGVNAVFTTKGIDDMAQYYLAKAGILAVRRVKRSDIEKLVRATGGRLVTNIEDMTEADLGFAGLVEERRVGDEKMVFVEQCKNPKAVSILIRGGFERLVDEAERNLVDALSVVSDVIEEPYVLPGGGAPEMEVAKVVRQFAAKVSGREQYAVEAFANAVEVIPKTLAENAGLDAVDILTELRHAHESREDGWKYGINAFTGKVSDMWALDVIEPLNVKLQALKAAVEAATMVLRIDEIIAASKLESGKEEKKGEESKESSSSE